From one Streptomyces sp. ICC1 genomic stretch:
- a CDS encoding helix-turn-helix transcriptional regulator, which translates to MTDFQKAREALGLRLRELRESGPQGRITGTALSQRLGWGQSKVSKLENGRQTATPDDLREWTEATGQPDAYAELLSRLRGFESHMRSWRRQLAAGQKPVQDAHNVVQASSTVLRAWESSWVVGVLQTPDYARAMLTHFAELHHTPRDIEEAVRSRMRRQEGLYAAGKRYEILLWEAVLHAQICPPPVLAAQLDRLLGVVGLDTVELGIVPLGAPLKLPPGAGFWIYDDRLVTTETWHAEMWLDDADSIATHLRVWKTLRESAVFGAGAQHAISRVRRSLAS; encoded by the coding sequence GTGACGGACTTTCAGAAGGCGCGCGAGGCATTGGGGCTCCGGCTGCGTGAACTACGCGAGTCGGGGCCGCAGGGCCGTATCACCGGTACAGCTCTGTCCCAGCGCCTTGGCTGGGGGCAGAGCAAGGTCAGCAAGCTTGAGAACGGCAGGCAGACGGCGACCCCTGACGACCTGCGTGAGTGGACTGAGGCGACCGGACAGCCGGATGCGTACGCGGAGCTGCTGAGCCGGCTCCGCGGGTTCGAGTCCCACATGCGTTCGTGGCGCCGCCAACTCGCCGCCGGGCAAAAGCCCGTCCAGGACGCTCACAACGTTGTGCAGGCAAGCTCGACGGTCCTCAGGGCGTGGGAATCGTCGTGGGTCGTGGGTGTACTCCAAACGCCTGACTACGCCCGTGCCATGCTCACCCACTTTGCCGAACTGCACCACACGCCAAGGGACATCGAAGAGGCCGTACGCTCCCGGATGAGGCGGCAAGAGGGTCTGTACGCCGCGGGTAAGCGGTACGAGATCTTGCTCTGGGAAGCCGTGTTGCACGCCCAGATCTGCCCGCCCCCGGTACTCGCGGCCCAGCTTGACCGCCTCTTGGGTGTGGTCGGCCTCGACACCGTGGAGTTGGGGATCGTCCCGCTCGGGGCCCCCTTGAAGCTTCCCCCTGGTGCTGGCTTCTGGATCTACGACGACCGGCTGGTGACCACCGAGACCTGGCATGCCGAAATGTGGCTGGACGACGCTGACAGCATCGCCACCCACCTGCGCGTGTGGAAGACGCTGCGAGAGTCCGCCGTCTTCGGGGCTGGTGCTCAGCACGCGATCAGCAGGGTTCGACGTTCGCTCGCCTCCTGA
- a CDS encoding MarR family transcriptional regulator, with product MAESARSKVLALVDPDTGDMEEVPRAPYAFDGPHINVGIRRGRQLASADSGLSDREFRVLVWYWFATEERQGPVQMTGVAVASELNMSPDSLSRTIKVLKGARLLVESGGIGRTKFYRTTPYLAFIGTGFEHREAVSDWNPPEMRIPKPRDRQRKKTRRDAT from the coding sequence ATGGCGGAGTCGGCACGGAGCAAGGTCCTCGCCCTCGTCGATCCAGACACGGGCGACATGGAGGAGGTTCCCCGTGCCCCGTACGCCTTCGACGGACCCCACATCAACGTCGGGATCCGCCGAGGCCGCCAACTGGCCTCAGCCGACTCAGGTCTGAGCGACCGCGAGTTCCGGGTGCTGGTCTGGTACTGGTTCGCGACGGAGGAGCGCCAGGGGCCCGTCCAGATGACCGGTGTGGCCGTCGCGTCCGAACTCAATATGAGTCCGGACTCCCTGTCCAGGACCATCAAGGTCCTCAAGGGAGCTCGCCTGCTGGTCGAGTCCGGTGGGATCGGCCGTACGAAGTTCTATCGAACGACCCCGTACCTTGCGTTCATCGGAACGGGCTTCGAACACCGTGAGGCGGTTTCCGACTGGAACCCCCCGGAGATGAGGATTCCGAAGCCGAGAGACCGCCAACGCAAGAAGACGAGGAGAGACGCGACATGA
- a CDS encoding winged helix-turn-helix domain-containing protein: MKVHGSEDVLYVLKRTGRVLNPNQRIVVMLYAAAEQRPDGSVWIKATELAETAGMSAPVFSRTRKELEALGWLEVVDSVGPVKVFRLTPTVEAEREQPAAHLRVVNN; encoded by the coding sequence ATGAAGGTCCACGGCAGCGAGGACGTGCTGTACGTCCTCAAGCGCACGGGACGGGTTCTGAACCCGAACCAGCGGATCGTCGTCATGCTGTACGCGGCCGCCGAGCAGCGACCGGACGGGTCGGTCTGGATCAAGGCCACCGAACTCGCCGAGACCGCGGGCATGAGCGCCCCGGTCTTCTCCCGGACACGCAAGGAGCTCGAGGCGCTCGGGTGGCTCGAAGTCGTGGACAGTGTCGGCCCGGTGAAGGTCTTCCGGCTGACGCCGACGGTGGAGGCGGAGCGCGAGCAGCCGGCCGCGCACCTGAGGGTCGTCAACAACTGA
- a CDS encoding DUF6879 family protein, whose translation MARRLRLNGTGSGEGGCPAVHEDLDSKEIIVHGTPLTDPEDIAQLRHLSDGEVPIVVPRELLVDFGPKEVSRVPRIIDLDAFGKLFENFQHTAWRLETRSRYASDEGTETYTQFLRGETPAWDLGTPWSVTIREKTQRGVTVGRVRIVDDPVTVGQRYLLAHADKNAALGEDIRNLWRKDAERLQLPAEDFWIFDSRIVAVLNFDEADNLVDVELITEPVEVNRYAQVRDAAWHYAVPYKTFEAGLTAAP comes from the coding sequence ATGGCACGTAGGTTGCGGCTCAACGGCACGGGTAGCGGCGAGGGTGGCTGCCCGGCTGTGCACGAGGATCTGGACAGCAAGGAGATCATCGTCCACGGAACGCCGCTCACAGACCCTGAGGACATTGCCCAGCTCCGGCACCTGTCTGACGGTGAGGTGCCGATCGTGGTCCCGCGTGAGCTGCTGGTGGACTTCGGCCCGAAGGAGGTCTCTCGCGTGCCCCGCATCATCGACCTGGACGCCTTCGGCAAGCTGTTCGAGAACTTCCAGCACACTGCCTGGAGGCTGGAGACACGGTCCCGGTACGCGTCCGACGAGGGCACCGAGACGTACACCCAGTTCCTGCGGGGCGAGACTCCGGCATGGGACCTGGGCACCCCGTGGAGCGTCACCATTCGGGAGAAGACGCAGAGAGGTGTGACTGTCGGCCGCGTGCGCATCGTGGACGACCCCGTGACCGTGGGGCAGCGATACCTCCTGGCGCACGCCGACAAGAATGCGGCGCTGGGGGAGGACATCCGCAACCTGTGGAGGAAGGACGCCGAGCGGCTCCAGCTGCCGGCCGAGGACTTCTGGATCTTTGACTCCAGGATCGTCGCCGTCCTCAATTTCGATGAGGCCGACAACTTGGTCGATGTTGAGCTGATCACGGAGCCGGTTGAGGTCAACCGCTACGCCCAGGTGAGGGATGCCGCGTGGCACTACGCGGTCCCGTACAAGACGTTCGAGGCCGGCCTCACGGCAGCCCCGTAG